The following proteins come from a genomic window of Sorghum bicolor cultivar BTx623 chromosome 3, Sorghum_bicolor_NCBIv3, whole genome shotgun sequence:
- the LOC8059202 gene encoding elongation factor 2 produces MVKVTAGQLRASMNKKHNIRNISVIAHVDHGKSTLTDSLVAAAGIIAQDAAGGVRMTDTRADEAERGITIKSTGISLYYEMGAARFGGGTSSYLINLVDSPGHVDFSSEVTAALRITDGALVVVDCIEGVCVQTETVLRQALAERIKPVLVVNKMDRCFLELQQNGEEAYQAFCRVIENANVVISTYEDSKLGDCQVSPEKGTVAFSAGLHGWAFTLSDFAKMYAAKFNVDEARMTERLWGEHFFDPATRSWSTRHTGSPTCQRGFVQFCYQPIRQIIQACMTDGGGGKETLWPMLHKLSVSLKAVDRELSAGKALMKRVMQAWLPASAALLEMIVFHLPSPAKAQQYRVETLYEGPLDDAYAAGIRSCDPEGPLMLYVSKMIPAASDKGRFYAFGRVFSGTVATGTKVRIMGPNYVPGGKKDLFVKTVQRTVIWMGKRQESVDDVPCGNTVALVGLDHFITKSATLTDDRAVDAHPMKAMRFSVSPVVHKSVACRNAADLPKLVEGLKRLAKSDPLVVCTVTETGEHVVAGVGDLHLEICLKDLRQDFMGGAEIVVGPPVVSYRETVLARSCRTVMSKSPNKHNRLYMEAWPLQKELAEAIDDDELVGSKDDTKVRAKVLSEEFGWDKDVAKKIWCFGPEATGPNMVVDMCRGVQYVGEIRDSVVAGFQWASKEGALAEESMRGVCFELRDVVLHADAIHRGGGQIIPTARRAIYAAQLTAMPRLMEPVYLVEIQAPERATGSIYSLLNKKRGSVIEERQRPGTPLINFKAYLPVTESLEFSEKLRAETSSEAFPQCVVDHWEAINSDPLEEGSMAAKLIAGIRKRKGLKNMIPLSEFEDRL; encoded by the exons ATGGTTAAGGTCACCGCCGGCCAGCTCCGCGCGAGCATGAACAAGAAGCACAACATCAGGAACATCTCCGTCATCGCCCACGTCGATCACG GAAAGTCGACGCTCACCGACTcgctggtggcggcggcgggcatCATCGCGCAGGACGCGGCCGGCGGCGTGCGGATGACGGACACGCGCGCGGACGAGGCCGAGCGCGGCATCACCATCAAGTCCACGGGCATCTCCCTCTACTACGAGATGGGCGCGGCGCGTTTCGGCGGCGGCACCTCGTCGTACCTCATCAACCTCGTCGACTCGCCCGGGCACGTCGACTTCTCGTCCGAGGTCACGGCCGCGCTCCGCATCACCGACGGcgccctcgtcgtcgtcgactgCATCGAGGGCGTCTGCGTCCAGACCGAGACCGTGCTCCGCCAGGCCCTCGCCGAGCGGATCAAGCCCGTCCTGGTCGTCAACAAGATGGACCGCTGCTTCCTTGAGCTCCAG CAAAACGGCGAGGAGGCGTATCAGGCGTTCTGCCGCGTGATCGAGAACGCGAACGTGGTCATTTCGACGTACGAGGACAGCAAGCTAGGCGACTGCCAGGTGTCGCCGGAGAAGGGCACGGTGGCGTTCTCGGCGGGGCTGCACGGCTGGGCGTTCACGCTGTCCGACTTCGCCAAGATGTACGCCGCCAAGTTCAACGTGGAcgaggccaggatgacggagcGGCTGTGGGGCGAGCACTTCTTCGACCCGGCCACCCGCAGCTGGTCCACCAGGCACACGGGCTCTCCGACGTGCCAGCGCGGGTTCGTGCAGTTCTGCTACCAGCCCATCCGGCAGATCATCCAAGCGTGCAtgaccgacggcggcggcggcaaggagACGCTGTGGCCGATGCTCCACAAGCTCTCCGTGTCGCTCAAGGCCGTGGACAGGGAGCTGTCCGCCGGGAAGGCGCTCATGAAGCGCGTCATGCAGGCCTGGCTGCCCGCCAGCGCCGCGCTGCTGGAGATGATCGTCTTCCACCTGCCGTCGCCTGCCAAGGCGCAGCAGTACCGCGTGGAGACGCTCTACGAGGGCCCCCTCGACGACGCGTACGCCGCCGGCATCCGCAGCTGCGACCCCGAGGGACCCCTCATGCTCTACGTGTCCAAGATGATCCCGGCGGCCAGCGACAAGGGCAGGTTCTACGCGTTCGGCCGGGTCTTCTCCGGCACGGTGGCGACCGGCACCAAGGTCCGGATCATGGGGCCCAACTACGTGCCCGGCGGGAAGAAGGACCTCTTCGTCAAGACGGTGCAGCGGACGGTCATCTGGATGGGCAAGAGGCAGGAATCCGTCGACGACGTGCCCTGCGGCAACACCGTCGCCCTTGTCGGCCTCGACCATTTCATCACCAAGAGCGCCACGCTCACCGACGACAGGGCGGTGGACGCGCACCCCATGAAGGCCATGAGGTTCTCCGTCTCGCCGGTCGTGCACAAGTCCGTGGCGTGTAGGAACGCCGCCGACCTGCCCAAGCTCGTGGAAGGGCTCAAGCGCCTCGCCAAGTCGGACCCGCTCGTGGTGTGCACCGTCACGGAGACCGGTGAGCACGTCGTCGCCGGCGTGGGGGATCTCCATCTGGAGATTTGCCTCAAGGATCTCCGGCAGGACTTCATGGGCGGCGCCGAGATCGTCGTTGGCCCGCCCGTCGTCTCGTACCGCGAGACGGTTCTAGCCAGGTCGTGCCGCACCGTCATGAGCAAGTCGCCCAACAAGCACAATCGGCTGTACATGGAGGCCTGGCCGTTGCAGAAAGAGCTCGCCGAGgccatcgacgacgacgagctcGTCGGCTCCAAGGACGACACTAAGGTCCGCGCCAAAGTCCTGTCCGAGGAGTTCGGCTGGGACAAGGACGTGGCCAAGAAAATATGGTGCTTCGGTCCTGAGGCCACCGGGCCCAACATGGTGGTGGACATGTGCAGGGGAGTCCAGTACGTGGGAGAGATCAGGGACTCGGTGGTCGCCGGCTTCCAGTGGGCCTCCAAGGAGGGCGCGCTCGCCGAAGAGAGCATGCGCGGCGTCTGCTTCGAGCTCCGCGACGTCGTGCTGCACGCCGACGCGATccaccgcggcggcggccagATCATCCCCACGGCGCGGCGCGCCATCTACGCCGCGCAGCTCACGGCGATGCCGCGCCTCATGGAGCCCGTCTACCTCGTCGAGATCCAGGCGCCGGAGAGGGCGACGGGGAGCATCTACAGCCTCTTGAACAAGAAGAGGGGCAGCGTGATAGAGGAGAGGCAGAGGCCGGGTACGCCACTGATCAA